DNA from Roseimicrobium sp. ORNL1:
GGACTCTTGAGCTTACCGCGGAGATCATTAATTCCGTTGGAAGGCCTTCTTTTATTTCAGGCAGAATCTTGCCATTCTCCGACCCCGCTGAATTGCAGCACGTGTCTGCGCAGCCATTGCAATACCGTCATCATCCAGACTACCTCTCCGCTGGCAGCACCTTACCCTTCGCGGGTTCCTGTGCGATGATCGTTCGTCGGGACACGTTCATGGCCTCCGGCGGCTTTCTTCAAGGAAAGGTGAGCGCCGAAGATCATGATCTTGCCCTGCGGATGGGTGTGGCGGGAGGGTTTGTCGAAATCATGGCTCCGACAACGGTCGGCTACCGCAGACACACCACCAACATCACAGGCTCCCTCTTGGCCATTGTGGAGGGGATTATGCGTCTTCTGCAGCGGGAGAGTTCAGGGGTGTATCCCGGAGGGAACACCCACAAGAAGAACCGTCATCAGATACTTGGCTCCCATCTGAGGCCTGTTGCGATTGCGTGCGCGAAAGCAGGCCTTCAAAGCCAGGGTTGGGAATTGTATCGCAAGTCCTTCCTTTGGCACGTCACTCTCTTGCGCTTGAAGTTCCTGTTCGGATTCCCGCTCATCTCACTGCGGAGCATGTTCACGAAATAGCAGCCCACCCGAGATCCATTCGGAACGCTTGCTGCCTGAGTGAACGATCCACCCACGAACACGGCTGCCCCTTCTCCATCTCCTATCCCTCCATGATAACCCGAGTTTTTAAACATTTGCTTCCGGACCGTCCGTGTCCCACGACGGTTCTGCGTGGGCCGTTTCGCAGAGCACGCATCCTCATGAATCCGCGTGCATCTCTCCGGAAAGTGATGGGACTGTACGAACACGAGCTCAATGGGTGGCTGGATCAGGCGCTGCCCAAAGTGACGAGGATCCTGGATGTGGGAGCCAATGACGGCTACTTCGCCTTCGGTTGTGCTGCGGCATTCCAGCGGTTGAACATCGCCGGCGACATTATCGCTTACGAGCCCCAGTCGGTGCATTGTGACACTTTGCAAAAGACCATTCCTCTCCAAGCGCCAGGCCAGCCACAAGTGAAAGTGGTGCAAGCGTTTGTGGGAGCAAAGGATAACGGCATCGATACGGTCACGCTTGACGCCAGCGATGCTTCGGATCGAACCCGTACGCTCATCAAGATCGATGTCGAAGGGGCAGAAGAAGATGTGCTCGCCGGAGCGCAGTCCTGGCTTGCACCTTCCAACCTCTTTCTCATCGAGGTGCATGCCGAGCACTTTCTCGACACCATTCCGAAAATGTTCGCCAAACACGGACTTAAACTGAATCGTGTGGATCAGCAGCCGCTTCCGCTGCTGGGGCGTGAGGTCAGGGATGAATCCAATTGGTGGCTGGTGTCCGACCTTTCCTGACCCACCGCGGCCTTTCGCCCCATCTTTGTTTCCAGCGATCTGAAACGTTCCGTGAGCAAGTCACGCTTCATCTGCGCTTTCCGAGGACGTCGTGACTCCTATCAGGTGCCACTGGCCCTTGAGGAAGCTGGCATGCTGGACGAGTTCATCACCGACGCTTACGCCACCCCCACCCTTCGCTGGCTAGCGTCCCACCTCCCAGGAAGATTGCTGTCCAAGTTCTCCAGCCGCCGTGAGCCGGGCATCGCGGATGAGCGCGTTTCCTGCCTGTGGGGTACCACCGTACTGGAGCATGCACGGCACCAACTGGGCTACTCGCGAGTGGAAACATGGAACAAGCTCGACGGGCGCTTTTCATCAGCGGCCGGCGAACTCGCGGCACGGCACCAAACCGACTTGCTTCTCTATAGCCCGTACGCATGGGAGGCCTTCACAAGGTCGTACCGGCACCAGCCAAAGCGTGTACTGTTTCAGTATCATCCTCACATTGGCACCGAGCGCCGTATTCTCGACGCAGACGCTGCTCGACATCCCGGATACGGTGAGTCCTTCGCGCAACATGAGGAATACCAATTACCAGAACATCTCGCACGGCGTGAACGTGACGCCTGGAAGCATGCGGATCTGATTTTTTGCGCCAGCAGCTTCACCAGAGATTCGCTCCTCGCTGCGGGTTGTGATGCAAGCCGTTGCCGTGTCGTGCCCTATGGAATAGACGTCCTGCCGCCAGGAGAGTTGCAGCCACCGCCTCAAACTTTTCAGGCGTTGTTCGTTGGCTCAGGTGGCCAGCGCAAGGGACTGCACCACCTGCTCATGGCCTGGCGAAACGCAAAACTTCCGGCTGGCAGCAGGCTAACCCTGGTCTGTCGTGTGCTCGATCAGGGTATCAAAACGCTTCTTGAAGGTTTGAAAAACGTCACCCTGATCCAAGGTCTTGGAGCGCGGGAACTCCAGGAGCTCTACGCGAAAAGCACGCTGTTTGTGATGCCGTCTTTGGTCGAAGGATTTGGACAGGTCTATCTCGAAGCTCTCGCCCACGGATGTCCCGTGCTCGGCACCGCAAACACCTGCCTGCCGGATATCGGGACAGAGCGTGAAGGGGTATTCCTGACTCCCTCCGCAGACGTTGATGCACTTGTTTCGCGTCTGGAGGCGCTTGGCCAAAACCTCCCGGGGAATGCGGAAATCCGTCGGGCTGCCCGAGCTTTGGCAGCGGCTTATCCATGGCAGGGCTTTCGCAAGATGATCCGCCATCATCTGGCAGGCTGACAGCCGGTAGTTTTTGCCCTGGTGCAAATGAGCACAGCTTCAGGCACGGTCGATGTCACGGCAATCATGCCTGCCCACACACGGGTGCAGGAAACGCTCAAGAGCCTGGAGCGCATTCATGCGTGCAGTCCCTCACCGGCTGAAATTCTTGTGCTTGTAGATGGTGGCAACGAAGCCCTGGTCCGCGTGATCAGGAATGCCTTCCCCGCGGTCACCATCCTCGAGTCCACGGAAACCCTTGGGCCAGGTGGAGCGCGCAACCGCCTTCTGCACACAGCCCGTCATGACCTGGTCGCCAGCTTCGATGACGACTCCTATCCGGCCCATGATGATTTTTTCGCGGCCCTGGTCACGGATTTCGAACAGCATCCGCACGCAGACATGCTTTCAGCAAATGTGCTCGAGCGCTCCCGGCCTGTAGACCCTGCTCTCACCTCAGTCCGCCGCGCCGCCACCTTTGTCGGATGCGGATGTGCCTACCGGCGCAGTGTCTTTCTGAAGACTTCCGGCTATGTGCCACTGCCTCTGGCCTACGGCATGGAGGAAGCCGACCTGGCCTTGCGGCTCTACGCCATGAACAGCGTGATACTTCAATCTCCCAATCTCAGGGTGTATCATGATACGAGCCTCGCGCATCGGTTCTCCAGCGACGTCAATGCTGCTGTGACTGCCAATTCCGCGCTCCTGGTGTTTCTTCGCTATCCAGTCATCCTTTGGCCATTGGGAATTTTGAAACTGGCGAGAACCATCATCGACCTCGCGAAGCAAAAGCGGTTTGCAGGCATCTGGCGCGGTATTGCAAACATCCCTCGCGCGTGCGCGATCCATCGCGCGTATCGCAAGCCCTTGAGCAGTGTCACCATTTTCTCCTACCTGAAATTCAGAAGGCGCTGCGCTCTCGGGAACGTCGCTCCGTGATGTATTCAAGCGGATCACAGGACACCTCCAATGGGGGATTCGAAAACGTCACGCCGCGGGGTGTCGTGGGAATCTGCAGTTGGCAACGCGCATTCCGGCACGGCACCTTCAATGCGGGACTGGTGCATCTCGCGGCGCACGCGTTTCCCGGACACACGGTCCAATTCCATGCAGAGCACTCCCACGTTCCTTTCCTGAAGGATGCGCTTTCGATGGCGCCCTCAGGTCCTCCATGCTCACTCGAAATACTCGGTCATGATTTGGGAGAAGCACGTACGGCACGAGGATCCTTTCAGCGCTTCCGCCTGCTGTTCCAGATGGTGCAATCCATGCGGCAACGGCAGGTTGCCTGCTGGATCTTCGCCGACATGGGAGGCTCTTCGCTCACGCTCTTGAGATATCTCATGCGCCTCGCGCAAGTGAGCGTGCCGGTCATTGTGATTGCACACGGCCTCTTTGAACCTCTGGGATGGAATCCTGCTCCTCTTCCGGAAAATCTTCCCGGGATGCGGGGGCCCTCACTGCCGAATCTGCGAATGGTGGTCCTGGGAGAGCATATCATGGAGGCACTGCGTGATTGCCCCTTGCACAGCCGGGAGGACATTCGCTTGCTGCCACATCCGGTGTTGGAGATTGCGCACTCTCAAGCTGCGTCACCTGCGACACACCACTTCGTCTTTCCCGGGGTACCGGACAAGGGGCTGGCTTCGTTCGCGGGCCTCGCTGCCAACGTGAATGAGGGAGCACAGCGTGCCAGCTTCTCCGTGGCGGGCTTTGCCTCAGGAGAAGAAGACGCGAACTCCCTGTCACATCTCACCGGCATTGCTCAATTCCCCCTTTCCGTCCGCGAATACTTCAGCCGCCTCTCCGAAGCGACGTATGGAATCTGGTTCACCACGCACGAGCCGAATCCCTATCAATACCGCGCAAGTGGCACGATTCCGGATCTGCTCGCCAGTGGAAAGCCTGCGGTCTTTAAGCGGAACTCCATGGTCGACACGTACTTCCGCAACTACGGAGCAGTCGGGCACCAGTGCGATACGTGGCCTGAGTTGGTCCAGCGCGTGAAAGAGATGAGCGCGCAACCCCCTGCTGCCATCCTGCCTGCGCATCGCTCCGCAGTGGAACGCGCTCGCCAGGCTCTTCTGCCTCGTTCGTTGGCACCCGTATTCCGGGAGATCGCGCTTGCTCCCAAGCTGGCAAATCATGTCTAAGTTGCGCCACCAGATCGCCCGGTTGGTGTACGGCTCCAGCCGACTCCAGCAGATTCGACTGATGTCCCAAGTCAAGAGTGCGCCGGACCTGTTGCGCTCCGTGCAATGGTTTCTGAAAGGACTCATTCAGTCAGAGACCGAGGTTGCCACGCCGCATGGCCATTTCCGCGTCTCCACGTTGGACACCGCTGTCGCGCGTGATCTTTACATCAGCGGAAAGTTTGAAGAGGACATCCTGACGCGCGCCTTCTCCATCTTGGAACAACATGGACTACTCAAGGAACGCAAAGTAGATGTCCTGCTGGACGTGGGCGCAAACATTGGTGTAACCTGTATTTCACTCATGGAGATGGGTTTGGTCCGTCGGGCTGTGGCCATCGAGCCGGACAATCTCAATCACCGTCTCCTGGTGACCAACATCAAGAAGAACGGAAAGACCGAATGCATTGCAGACATCCAGGCTGCAGTCTCTGATTTTGAAGGAACTGCGGAGCTCGAAATCAGCGCCACCAACTACGGGGACCACCGCATCCGCATGGAGCAAGCCCATTCCCACAGAGATGTCTACGCGGAGAATTCCCGCAACATCTCCAAGGTGCCCGTGAAAATGCTCGACGGCATCCTGGCTGGGCTTCCCCCAGACTATCGCTCCGCCAGCACCCTGCTCTGGATGGACGTCCAGGGCCACGAGTGCCGCGTGATGGACGGCGCAGCAAACCTACTGCGCCAGGGCATCCCCACCGTGATGGAACTGTGGCCGTATGGCATGCAGCGTGCCGGTGTCACGTTGCAAGATCTTCACCAGCGCCTTGTGCAAAACTGGAAAAGCGTCGCTAATCTGAACGTGGATAAACGACCCACCCCGATCCACGAGTGGCAGGCCATTGCCCACAACCTTACACGACCGGGTGACTACACGAACCTGCTACTGCTCCCCTAAGGTGAGGTCTGAAACATCCAACCTCCAGCTCCCACCGATGACAGACGCAATTTCCCCTGCAAAAGCGGTGGACTGCGGGCGGGAAGGCGCAACACATTTCACCGTGCTTCCAACCTTGCGGAGCATGCCAGGCCCGAGCCAGACGTGGTCTTCCTCAATTTAGAAAACTGTGCCATGGACACTCAAAACAAGCTACCAGACGGCTTTGA
Protein-coding regions in this window:
- a CDS encoding glycosyltransferase family A protein, yielding MLFSIIIPTYNRIEYLKATLDSVWQQTFQDFEVIVVDDGSTDGTAAYLSSLEGKVSLIQQSNAGPGAARNRGAEAARGEYVVFLDSDDLWFPWTLELTAEIINSVGRPSFISGRILPFSDPAELQHVSAQPLQYRHHPDYLSAGSTLPFAGSCAMIVRRDTFMASGGFLQGKVSAEDHDLALRMGVAGGFVEIMAPTTVGYRRHTTNITGSLLAIVEGIMRLLQRESSGVYPGGNTHKKNRHQILGSHLRPVAIACAKAGLQSQGWELYRKSFLWHVTLLRLKFLFGFPLISLRSMFTK
- a CDS encoding FkbM family methyltransferase, encoding MGLYEHELNGWLDQALPKVTRILDVGANDGYFAFGCAAAFQRLNIAGDIIAYEPQSVHCDTLQKTIPLQAPGQPQVKVVQAFVGAKDNGIDTVTLDASDASDRTRTLIKIDVEGAEEDVLAGAQSWLAPSNLFLIEVHAEHFLDTIPKMFAKHGLKLNRVDQQPLPLLGREVRDESNWWLVSDLS
- a CDS encoding glycosyltransferase family 4 protein yields the protein METWNKLDGRFSSAAGELAARHQTDLLLYSPYAWEAFTRSYRHQPKRVLFQYHPHIGTERRILDADAARHPGYGESFAQHEEYQLPEHLARRERDAWKHADLIFCASSFTRDSLLAAGCDASRCRVVPYGIDVLPPGELQPPPQTFQALFVGSGGQRKGLHHLLMAWRNAKLPAGSRLTLVCRVLDQGIKTLLEGLKNVTLIQGLGARELQELYAKSTLFVMPSLVEGFGQVYLEALAHGCPVLGTANTCLPDIGTEREGVFLTPSADVDALVSRLEALGQNLPGNAEIRRAARALAAAYPWQGFRKMIRHHLAG
- a CDS encoding glycosyltransferase, with product MSTASGTVDVTAIMPAHTRVQETLKSLERIHACSPSPAEILVLVDGGNEALVRVIRNAFPAVTILESTETLGPGGARNRLLHTARHDLVASFDDDSYPAHDDFFAALVTDFEQHPHADMLSANVLERSRPVDPALTSVRRAATFVGCGCAYRRSVFLKTSGYVPLPLAYGMEEADLALRLYAMNSVILQSPNLRVYHDTSLAHRFSSDVNAAVTANSALLVFLRYPVILWPLGILKLARTIIDLAKQKRFAGIWRGIANIPRACAIHRAYRKPLSSVTIFSYLKFRRRCALGNVAP
- a CDS encoding FkbM family methyltransferase, which codes for MSKLRHQIARLVYGSSRLQQIRLMSQVKSAPDLLRSVQWFLKGLIQSETEVATPHGHFRVSTLDTAVARDLYISGKFEEDILTRAFSILEQHGLLKERKVDVLLDVGANIGVTCISLMEMGLVRRAVAIEPDNLNHRLLVTNIKKNGKTECIADIQAAVSDFEGTAELEISATNYGDHRIRMEQAHSHRDVYAENSRNISKVPVKMLDGILAGLPPDYRSASTLLWMDVQGHECRVMDGAANLLRQGIPTVMELWPYGMQRAGVTLQDLHQRLVQNWKSVANLNVDKRPTPIHEWQAIAHNLTRPGDYTNLLLLP